The Astyanax mexicanus isolate ESR-SI-001 chromosome 12, AstMex3_surface, whole genome shotgun sequence genome window below encodes:
- the dnmt3ba gene encoding DNA (cytosine-5-)-methyltransferase 3 beta, duplicate a isoform X3 has translation MATNVDLGPDDKWNRYEVLIWLNDILETEFTQVDQICSGACFCQLMDWLFPGSINMSEVNFQSQNEADFRQNYTILQAGFKKMDVTKTIDVEELIKGKFRANFTLLKWFKKFFQANLSGQVYNPAEARRGQTIAPAKPTFNTPKSSKDRRSINTPGKGKEDSDTDLEQDKKSYTYDPKWQETFKWVKPSTQGDTYAHCTLCDMNIYVLHSGSLDLKCHQQSRKHRIAEKKELSDKAFSCSELMLRFIQTHCLPTGANKVSQQTARHVLGLQYPKDISAAAKQNPYCVYFYGKVALGEESEEENLACVVLLGFFDEKAAKHRIRILDVFKFVDSVDDMITSLVGTLERFEVPTSNMAAFYVDDQDEISAKVGAKLKELCPKVVALGGLYDLANSACHTGVTALSKEVQELVNNIHEHYSTCSTKNNNLKELFAGFSSFNSSAPPLSSNCKSFCGLVHRVLEMWTDLITYFSSCSENDDKAKHICSQLQNPKLRLTFMFLDHGLGPLNAFNDRLERREGSARADLVQILREASGLLRSYASSFLHPQAVVRFLKERDPAVLENTKLYLPSTEVNFGGAAVEDFLSEKEAELADSLKAFQDECLEFYKALTACVAEGLPLSDGILRSMSQLLSPDGRLKVTGKAVTDLGAQFGLAATAEASAQLRDEFLEYQLIEEGDSEVKETNGHSEGTPADVPNRSLEQHWSCVLKTIGQDSAFKRLILSLLALPCPPLEAEKVFAQAVENGDTSRLDESLADSDSDNPKIVESTNDDSSSELASTMTSPAINGRRRKTSKMVDLSDSVKPCTVRLQKITTRREMGKDGKMVFVEDDIAWSSSSKPEGKNDAVSGLQVSSPRSGKRGQMYQDGKGFGVGELVWGKVKGFSWWPGLVVAWKSKNSPPLMRRVEWFGDGMYSEIYTERLLPFAAIAKCFCNNSYASLPAYKDAIYQVLELASERCSKTFSATGNKEEEAKAMLSWAFEGFQPTGPEGFTPPSSYDSSANQKALQESSDSSVSDYQPPAKRKYVYKNRPSTTVQDYTREQMAHEVTAKGRKIEDFCLSCGTANIAIFHPLFEGSLCLKCKENFTETLFRYDEDGYQSYCTVCCAGLEVILCGNASCCRCFCKDCLNVLVGPETFDKLKDVDPWSCYICLPPKKYGILKLRPDWSVRVQEFFANNSAFEFEPHRVYPSIPAHKRRPIKVLSLFDGIATGYLVLKDLGFKIERYIASEICEDSIAVGMIKHEGKLEYVNDVRTITRKHLAEWGPFDLLIGGSPCNDLSMVNPARKGLFEGTGRLFFEYYRMLTMMRPKEDDDRPFFWLFENVVAMSAHDKADICRFLECNPILIDAVKVSPAHRARYFWGNLPGMNRPLASSLTDKLDLQDCLEIGRTAKFNKVRTITTKSNSIKQGKMGPLPVSMNGKEDYLWCTELESIFGFPKHYTDVNNMGRGQRQKVLGRSWSVPVIRHLFAPLKDYFECES, from the exons atggcaaCAAATGTCGATCTGGGCCCAGATGACAAGTGGAACCGGTATGAGGTTCTTATCTGGCTCAATGACATACTGGAAACTGAGTTCACGCAGGTGGACCAGATATGTTCAG GTGCATGCTTTTGCCAGTTGATGGACTGGCTCTTCCCAGGATCCATCAACATGAGCGAAGTAAATTTCCAGTCCCAAAACGAGGCAGATTTTCGCCAGAACTACACTATTCTGCAAGCAGGCTTCAAGAAAATGGACGTCACAAAA ACTATTGACGTGGAAGAGCTCATCAAGGGGAAATTCAGAGCTAATTTTACCCTTCTAAAGTGGTTTAAGAAATTTTTTCAAGCTAACCTGAGTGGCCAGGTTTATAACCCAGCAGAGGCACGCAGGGGTCAAACGATTGCACCTGCTAAACCAACTTTTAATACTCCCAAGAGCTCAAAAGACAGGAGAAGCATCAATACCCCTG gaaaaggaaaagaagaCTCTGACACGGATCTGGAGCAGGACAAAAAGAGCTATACTTATGACCCCAAGTGGCAAGAAACCTTCAAATGGGTCAAGCCCAGCACTCAGGGGGACACCTATGCACACTGCACACTCTGTGATATGAACATTTATGTGCTTCACTCAGGATCACTTGACTTGAAATGTCACCAGCAGTCCAGGAAGCACAGGATTGCTGAAAAAAAGGAACTGTCAGATAAGGCTTTCAGCTGTAGTGAACTCATGCTGCGCTTCATTCAAACCCACTGTCTACCAACGGGCGCTAACAAGGTCTCCCAGCAAACTGCCAGACATGTTCTTGGATTACAGTACCCAAAAGACATTTCTGCTGCTGCCAAGCAGAATCCGTACTGTGTCTACTTTTACGGAAAAGTAGCGTTAGGcgaggagagtgaggaagagaatCTTGCCTGTGTTGTACTTTTAGGTTTCTTTGATGAAAAGGCTGCAAAGCATCGCATACGAATCCTAGATGTTTTTAAGTTTGTAGACTCTGTTGATGACATGATCACATCTTTGGTAGGTACCCTGGAAAGATTTGAGGTACCTACCAGCAACATGGCAGCTTTTTACGTTGATGACCAGGATGAGATATCTGCGAAGGTTGGCGCAAAGCTAAAGGAACTCTGTCCCAAAGTGGTGGCGCTGGGTGGTCTTTATGACTTGGCCAACTCAGCCTGCCACACTGGTGTAACGGCCCTCTCCAAAGAGGTTCAAGAACTGGTTAACAACATTCATGAGCACTACTCCACTTGTTCTACAAAAAACAACAATCTCAAGGAACTTTTTGCGGGTTTCAGCAGCTTCAACAGCTCAGCCCCACCCCTCTCCAGCAACTGCAAGTCTTTCTGCGGTCTCGTCCACAGGGTGCTCGAAATGTGGACGGACTTGATCACATATTTCAGTTCTTGCAGCGAGAATGACGACAAAGCCAAACACATCTGCTCTCAACTTCAAAACCCAAAACTCAGGCTCACATTCATGTTCCTGGACCATGGCCTTGGACCACTTAATGCCTTTAACGATCGCCTGGAACGCCGTGAGGGTTCAGCTCGTGCAGACCTTGTACAAATCCTACGGGAAGCTAGTGGTCTGCTGCGCTCTTATGCCTCCAGTTTTCTTCATCCTCAGGCTGTTGTACGTTTTTTGAAGGAACGAGATCCGGCTGTTCTCGAAAACACCAAGTTATACCTTCCTAGCACTGAGGTCAACTTTGGTGGGGCGGCAGTGGAGGACTTTCTCTCTGAAAAAGAAGCAGAACTGGCGGACTCTCTTAAGGCCTTTCAGGATGAATGTTTGGAATTCTATAAAGCGCTTACAGCTTGCGTAGCTGAGGGACTTCCCTTGAGTGATGGCATCCTGAGGAGTATGTCTCAACTTCTTAGCCCAGATGGCAGGCTAAAGGTCACAGGCAAGGCTGTCACAGACCTCGGTGCCCAGTTCGGCCTTGCTGCTACAGCAGAGGCTTCTGCACAACTCAGGGATGAGTTCCTGGAATACCAGCTGATTGAAGAAGGAGATAGTGAAGTGAAAGAAACGAATGGACACAGTGAAGGCACCCCAGCTGATGTACCTAACCGTTCCTTAGAGCAACACTGGAGCTGTGTCCTGAAGACCATTGGGCAAGACTCTGCCTTCAAGAGACTCATCCTTAGCCTTTTGGCTTTGCCCTGTCCACCTCTTGAAGCGGAGAAAGTCTTTGCTCAG GCAGTAGAGAATGGAGATACCAGCCGATTAGATGAGAGCTTGGCTGACAGCGACTCTGATAACCCCAAAATCGTGGAATCAACCAACGATGATTCATCTTCAGAACTCGCCAGCACTATGACATCACCTGCCATAAACGGCAGGAGGAGGAAGACATCAA agATGGTTGACCTCTCAGACTCAGTGAAGCCGTGCACGGTGCGACTGCAGAAGATAACCACTAGGAGAG AGATGGGCAAAGATGGAAAAATGGTCTTTGTTGAAGATGATATAGCTTGGTCTAGTTCTTCCAAACCAGAG GGGAAAAACGATGCAGTCTCAGGTCTCCAGGTTTCCAGTCCCAGATCTGGAAAGAGAGGACAGATGTACCAG gATGGGAAGGGTTTTGGTGTGGGTGAGCTGGTGTGGGGGAAGGTGAAGGGCTTCTCCTGGTGGCCTGGGCTGGTTGTGGCCTGGAAGTCCAAGAACTCTCCCCCATTGATGAGACGTGTGGAGTGGTTTGGAGATGGGATGTACTCTGAG ATTTACACAGAGAGACTTTTGCCTTTTGCTGCCATTGCAAAGTGCTTTTGCAACAATTCCTATGCCAGCCTGCCTGCCTACAAAGATGCCATTTACCAAGTTCTTGAG tTGGCCAGTGAGCGTTGCTCAAAGACGTTTAGCGCCACTGGGAACAAAGAGGAGGAGGCGAAGGCTATGCTGAGCTGGGCTTTTGAGGGCTTTCAGCCGACCGGCCCTGAGGGATTCACACCACCTAGTTCCTATG ATTCATCGGCCAACCAAAAAGCATTGCAGGAGTCTTCAGACTCGTCTGTGTCGGATTATCAGCCTCCAGCCAAGAGGAAGTATGTTTACAAGAACAGACCCTCCACCACTGTACAGGACTACACCAGAG AACAAATGGCTCATGAAGTCACAGCTAAAGGGAGAAAGATTGAAG ATTTCTGTCTGTCATGTGGAACTGCCAACATTGCCATTTTCCATCCGCTGTTCGAAGGGAGCCTTTGTTTAAAATGCAAG gAGAACTTTACTGAGACCCTGTTCAGGTATGATGAAGATGGATACCAGTCGTACTGCACTGTGTGCTGCGCCGGGCTGGAGGTCATTCTTTGTGGCAATGCCAGCTGCTGCAG GTGTTTCTGTAAGGACTGTTTAAATGTGCTGGTTGGGCCAGAAACGTTTGATAAGCTGAAAGATGTAGATCCATGGAGCTGCTACATCTGTCTGCCCCCCAAGAAATATGGCATACTCAAACTGCGACCAGACTGGAGCGTTCGCGTGCAGGAGTTCTTCGCCAATAACAGTGCCTTCGAATTT GAGCCGCACAGAGTCTACCCATCAATTCCAGCCCATAAGCGCCGCCCAATCAAGGTTCTCTCCCTCTTTGATGGAATTGCCACAG gcTACCTCGTTCTAAAAGACCTCGGCTTCAAGATAGAGCGGTACATTGCTTCAGAGATCTGTGAGGACTCGATTGCAGTGGGGATGATCAAGCATGAGGGAAAGCTTGAATATGTTAATGATGTTCGCACCATCACTAGAAAACAT CTTGCTGAATGGGGACCATTTGATCTCCTCATTGGTGGCAGTCCCTGTAATGACCTGTCCATGGTGAATCCAGCCAGGAAAGGCCTCTTTG AGGGAACAGGTCGACTGTTTTTTGAGTACTACCGCATGCTGACCATGATGAGGCCAAAAGAGGATGATGACCGTCCGTTCTTCTGGCTTTTTGAGAATGTGGTAGCCATGAGTGCCCACGATAAAGCTGACATCTGTCGCTTCTTAGAG tgTAATCCGATCCTGATCGATGCTGTGAAAGTGAGCCCTGCTCACAGAGCTCGCTACTTCTGGGGCAATCTACCTGGAATGAACAG ACCACTGGCTTCCTCACTTACTGATAAACTGGATCTGCAAGACTGCCTGGAAATTGGAAGAACTGCTAAG TTTAATAAGGTTCGAACCATCACGACTAAATCCAACTCCATCAAGCAGGGGAAGATGGGGCCCCTGCCGGTCTCCATGAATGGGAAGGAAGATTACCTTTGGTGTACAGAGTTGGAGAG CATATTTGGTTTCCCGAAGCACTACACAGATGTGAACAACATGGGCCGAGGACAGAGGCAGAAGGTCCTGGGACGTTCTTGGAGCGTTCCTGTTATTCGGCACCTGTTCGCTCCTCTCAAGGATTATTTTGAATGCGAGTCCTAG
- the dnmt3ba gene encoding DNA (cytosine-5-)-methyltransferase 3 beta, duplicate a isoform X1: protein MATNVDLGPDDKWNRYEVLIWLNDILETEFTQVDQICSGACFCQLMDWLFPGSINMSEVNFQSQNEADFRQNYTILQAGFKKMDVTKTIDVEELIKGKFRANFTLLKWFKKFFQANLSGQVYNPAEARRGQTIAPAKPTFNTPKSSKDRRSINTPGKGKEDSDTDLEQDKKSYTYDPKWQETFKWVKPSTQGDTYAHCTLCDMNIYVLHSGSLDLKCHQQSRKHRIAEKKELSDKAFSCSELMLRFIQTHCLPTGANKVSQQTARHVLGLQYPKDISAAAKQNPYCVYFYGKVALGEESEEENLACVVLLGFFDEKAAKHRIRILDVFKFVDSVDDMITSLVGTLERFEVPTSNMAAFYVDDQDEISAKVGAKLKELCPKVVALGGLYDLANSACHTGVTALSKEVQELVNNIHEHYSTCSTKNNNLKELFAGFSSFNSSAPPLSSNCKSFCGLVHRVLEMWTDLITYFSSCSENDDKAKHICSQLQNPKLRLTFMFLDHGLGPLNAFNDRLERREGSARADLVQILREASGLLRSYASSFLHPQAVVRFLKERDPAVLENTKLYLPSTEVNFGGAAVEDFLSEKEAELADSLKAFQDECLEFYKALTACVAEGLPLSDGILRSMSQLLSPDGRLKVTGKAVTDLGAQFGLAATAEASAQLRDEFLEYQLIEEGDSEVKETNGHSEGTPADVPNRSLEQHWSCVLKTIGQDSAFKRLILSLLALPCPPLEAEKVFAQAVENGDTSRLDESLADSDSDNPKIVESTNDDSSSELASTMTSPAINGRRRKTSKMVDLSDSVKPCTVRLQKITTRREMGKDGKMVFVEDDIAWSSSSKPEDSGRGIFGWESSLRQKPQARTVFQAGSGTWEQPQNMDKKEEVGKNDAVSGLQVSSPRSGKRGQMYQDGKGFGVGELVWGKVKGFSWWPGLVVAWKSKNSPPLMRRVEWFGDGMYSEIYTERLLPFAAIAKCFCNNSYASLPAYKDAIYQVLELASERCSKTFSATGNKEEEAKAMLSWAFEGFQPTGPEGFTPPSSYDSSANQKALQESSDSSVSDYQPPAKRKYVYKNRPSTTVQDYTREQMAHEVTAKGRKIEDFCLSCGTANIAIFHPLFEGSLCLKCKENFTETLFRYDEDGYQSYCTVCCAGLEVILCGNASCCRCFCKDCLNVLVGPETFDKLKDVDPWSCYICLPPKKYGILKLRPDWSVRVQEFFANNSAFEFEPHRVYPSIPAHKRRPIKVLSLFDGIATGYLVLKDLGFKIERYIASEICEDSIAVGMIKHEGKLEYVNDVRTITRKHLAEWGPFDLLIGGSPCNDLSMVNPARKGLFEGTGRLFFEYYRMLTMMRPKEDDDRPFFWLFENVVAMSAHDKADICRFLECNPILIDAVKVSPAHRARYFWGNLPGMNRPLASSLTDKLDLQDCLEIGRTAKFNKVRTITTKSNSIKQGKMGPLPVSMNGKEDYLWCTELESIFGFPKHYTDVNNMGRGQRQKVLGRSWSVPVIRHLFAPLKDYFECES, encoded by the exons atggcaaCAAATGTCGATCTGGGCCCAGATGACAAGTGGAACCGGTATGAGGTTCTTATCTGGCTCAATGACATACTGGAAACTGAGTTCACGCAGGTGGACCAGATATGTTCAG GTGCATGCTTTTGCCAGTTGATGGACTGGCTCTTCCCAGGATCCATCAACATGAGCGAAGTAAATTTCCAGTCCCAAAACGAGGCAGATTTTCGCCAGAACTACACTATTCTGCAAGCAGGCTTCAAGAAAATGGACGTCACAAAA ACTATTGACGTGGAAGAGCTCATCAAGGGGAAATTCAGAGCTAATTTTACCCTTCTAAAGTGGTTTAAGAAATTTTTTCAAGCTAACCTGAGTGGCCAGGTTTATAACCCAGCAGAGGCACGCAGGGGTCAAACGATTGCACCTGCTAAACCAACTTTTAATACTCCCAAGAGCTCAAAAGACAGGAGAAGCATCAATACCCCTG gaaaaggaaaagaagaCTCTGACACGGATCTGGAGCAGGACAAAAAGAGCTATACTTATGACCCCAAGTGGCAAGAAACCTTCAAATGGGTCAAGCCCAGCACTCAGGGGGACACCTATGCACACTGCACACTCTGTGATATGAACATTTATGTGCTTCACTCAGGATCACTTGACTTGAAATGTCACCAGCAGTCCAGGAAGCACAGGATTGCTGAAAAAAAGGAACTGTCAGATAAGGCTTTCAGCTGTAGTGAACTCATGCTGCGCTTCATTCAAACCCACTGTCTACCAACGGGCGCTAACAAGGTCTCCCAGCAAACTGCCAGACATGTTCTTGGATTACAGTACCCAAAAGACATTTCTGCTGCTGCCAAGCAGAATCCGTACTGTGTCTACTTTTACGGAAAAGTAGCGTTAGGcgaggagagtgaggaagagaatCTTGCCTGTGTTGTACTTTTAGGTTTCTTTGATGAAAAGGCTGCAAAGCATCGCATACGAATCCTAGATGTTTTTAAGTTTGTAGACTCTGTTGATGACATGATCACATCTTTGGTAGGTACCCTGGAAAGATTTGAGGTACCTACCAGCAACATGGCAGCTTTTTACGTTGATGACCAGGATGAGATATCTGCGAAGGTTGGCGCAAAGCTAAAGGAACTCTGTCCCAAAGTGGTGGCGCTGGGTGGTCTTTATGACTTGGCCAACTCAGCCTGCCACACTGGTGTAACGGCCCTCTCCAAAGAGGTTCAAGAACTGGTTAACAACATTCATGAGCACTACTCCACTTGTTCTACAAAAAACAACAATCTCAAGGAACTTTTTGCGGGTTTCAGCAGCTTCAACAGCTCAGCCCCACCCCTCTCCAGCAACTGCAAGTCTTTCTGCGGTCTCGTCCACAGGGTGCTCGAAATGTGGACGGACTTGATCACATATTTCAGTTCTTGCAGCGAGAATGACGACAAAGCCAAACACATCTGCTCTCAACTTCAAAACCCAAAACTCAGGCTCACATTCATGTTCCTGGACCATGGCCTTGGACCACTTAATGCCTTTAACGATCGCCTGGAACGCCGTGAGGGTTCAGCTCGTGCAGACCTTGTACAAATCCTACGGGAAGCTAGTGGTCTGCTGCGCTCTTATGCCTCCAGTTTTCTTCATCCTCAGGCTGTTGTACGTTTTTTGAAGGAACGAGATCCGGCTGTTCTCGAAAACACCAAGTTATACCTTCCTAGCACTGAGGTCAACTTTGGTGGGGCGGCAGTGGAGGACTTTCTCTCTGAAAAAGAAGCAGAACTGGCGGACTCTCTTAAGGCCTTTCAGGATGAATGTTTGGAATTCTATAAAGCGCTTACAGCTTGCGTAGCTGAGGGACTTCCCTTGAGTGATGGCATCCTGAGGAGTATGTCTCAACTTCTTAGCCCAGATGGCAGGCTAAAGGTCACAGGCAAGGCTGTCACAGACCTCGGTGCCCAGTTCGGCCTTGCTGCTACAGCAGAGGCTTCTGCACAACTCAGGGATGAGTTCCTGGAATACCAGCTGATTGAAGAAGGAGATAGTGAAGTGAAAGAAACGAATGGACACAGTGAAGGCACCCCAGCTGATGTACCTAACCGTTCCTTAGAGCAACACTGGAGCTGTGTCCTGAAGACCATTGGGCAAGACTCTGCCTTCAAGAGACTCATCCTTAGCCTTTTGGCTTTGCCCTGTCCACCTCTTGAAGCGGAGAAAGTCTTTGCTCAG GCAGTAGAGAATGGAGATACCAGCCGATTAGATGAGAGCTTGGCTGACAGCGACTCTGATAACCCCAAAATCGTGGAATCAACCAACGATGATTCATCTTCAGAACTCGCCAGCACTATGACATCACCTGCCATAAACGGCAGGAGGAGGAAGACATCAA agATGGTTGACCTCTCAGACTCAGTGAAGCCGTGCACGGTGCGACTGCAGAAGATAACCACTAGGAGAG AGATGGGCAAAGATGGAAAAATGGTCTTTGTTGAAGATGATATAGCTTGGTCTAGTTCTTCCAAACCAGAG GACTCTGGTAGGGGGATATTCGGTTGGGAAAGCAGTTTGCGTCAGAAGCCACAGGCACGTACTGTCTTTCAGGCTGGCTCGGGCACCTGGGAGCAACCACAGAATATGGATAAGAAGGAAGAGGTG GGGAAAAACGATGCAGTCTCAGGTCTCCAGGTTTCCAGTCCCAGATCTGGAAAGAGAGGACAGATGTACCAG gATGGGAAGGGTTTTGGTGTGGGTGAGCTGGTGTGGGGGAAGGTGAAGGGCTTCTCCTGGTGGCCTGGGCTGGTTGTGGCCTGGAAGTCCAAGAACTCTCCCCCATTGATGAGACGTGTGGAGTGGTTTGGAGATGGGATGTACTCTGAG ATTTACACAGAGAGACTTTTGCCTTTTGCTGCCATTGCAAAGTGCTTTTGCAACAATTCCTATGCCAGCCTGCCTGCCTACAAAGATGCCATTTACCAAGTTCTTGAG tTGGCCAGTGAGCGTTGCTCAAAGACGTTTAGCGCCACTGGGAACAAAGAGGAGGAGGCGAAGGCTATGCTGAGCTGGGCTTTTGAGGGCTTTCAGCCGACCGGCCCTGAGGGATTCACACCACCTAGTTCCTATG ATTCATCGGCCAACCAAAAAGCATTGCAGGAGTCTTCAGACTCGTCTGTGTCGGATTATCAGCCTCCAGCCAAGAGGAAGTATGTTTACAAGAACAGACCCTCCACCACTGTACAGGACTACACCAGAG AACAAATGGCTCATGAAGTCACAGCTAAAGGGAGAAAGATTGAAG ATTTCTGTCTGTCATGTGGAACTGCCAACATTGCCATTTTCCATCCGCTGTTCGAAGGGAGCCTTTGTTTAAAATGCAAG gAGAACTTTACTGAGACCCTGTTCAGGTATGATGAAGATGGATACCAGTCGTACTGCACTGTGTGCTGCGCCGGGCTGGAGGTCATTCTTTGTGGCAATGCCAGCTGCTGCAG GTGTTTCTGTAAGGACTGTTTAAATGTGCTGGTTGGGCCAGAAACGTTTGATAAGCTGAAAGATGTAGATCCATGGAGCTGCTACATCTGTCTGCCCCCCAAGAAATATGGCATACTCAAACTGCGACCAGACTGGAGCGTTCGCGTGCAGGAGTTCTTCGCCAATAACAGTGCCTTCGAATTT GAGCCGCACAGAGTCTACCCATCAATTCCAGCCCATAAGCGCCGCCCAATCAAGGTTCTCTCCCTCTTTGATGGAATTGCCACAG gcTACCTCGTTCTAAAAGACCTCGGCTTCAAGATAGAGCGGTACATTGCTTCAGAGATCTGTGAGGACTCGATTGCAGTGGGGATGATCAAGCATGAGGGAAAGCTTGAATATGTTAATGATGTTCGCACCATCACTAGAAAACAT CTTGCTGAATGGGGACCATTTGATCTCCTCATTGGTGGCAGTCCCTGTAATGACCTGTCCATGGTGAATCCAGCCAGGAAAGGCCTCTTTG AGGGAACAGGTCGACTGTTTTTTGAGTACTACCGCATGCTGACCATGATGAGGCCAAAAGAGGATGATGACCGTCCGTTCTTCTGGCTTTTTGAGAATGTGGTAGCCATGAGTGCCCACGATAAAGCTGACATCTGTCGCTTCTTAGAG tgTAATCCGATCCTGATCGATGCTGTGAAAGTGAGCCCTGCTCACAGAGCTCGCTACTTCTGGGGCAATCTACCTGGAATGAACAG ACCACTGGCTTCCTCACTTACTGATAAACTGGATCTGCAAGACTGCCTGGAAATTGGAAGAACTGCTAAG TTTAATAAGGTTCGAACCATCACGACTAAATCCAACTCCATCAAGCAGGGGAAGATGGGGCCCCTGCCGGTCTCCATGAATGGGAAGGAAGATTACCTTTGGTGTACAGAGTTGGAGAG CATATTTGGTTTCCCGAAGCACTACACAGATGTGAACAACATGGGCCGAGGACAGAGGCAGAAGGTCCTGGGACGTTCTTGGAGCGTTCCTGTTATTCGGCACCTGTTCGCTCCTCTCAAGGATTATTTTGAATGCGAGTCCTAG